The Drosophila innubila isolate TH190305 chromosome 2R unlocalized genomic scaffold, UK_Dinn_1.0 1_C_2R, whole genome shotgun sequence DNA window GTGAGCGTCTCCAACGAACGCTTTGCTCTGCGTCTGGCCACAAATTTGGGATTATCGCAGCCGAGTGGCAATGTGGCAGTCTCcccgttgctgctgcagtcggCGCTGGCACTGCTCTACGCCGGAGTCGCCGCCGATGCGGCTGTGGCACAACAGCTGCGGGTGGCATTGGAGTTGCAACACTTGGGAACTGCAGAGCAAGCTTTGCGTCAGTTTGAGCAAGTGATTGCGCAACTGAAACAATCTGCGGCAATTGGTTGCAAGCTGCGGCTGCTCAGCGAGTTCTATACGGCACAACGTTATACGTTCAACTATCGCGATGAGTTTGTGGCACGTGCAGCGGCATTGGGCATCGGAGTGCAACGCCTGGACTTTGGCAATGTGGCAGGCGTGGCACAAACTATCAACTATGAGTTTCTCACACGCAGCAACTTCAGTGTGGGCGAACTGGTTACCAGCAGcctgttgcatgccacaactGGCTCCGACACGCCCCTGCTGCATGCCTCAGCCCTGACATTCCGCGCTCCCTGGGCCCAGGGCTTCGATCCGCGGCAGACGCAGCGCATCAAGTTCTTCAGCGATCGACAGAGTCACAAACTTGTGGATGCCATGTTCGTGCAACATAGCTTCCGGTATGCCGAGTTGCCATCGCTGGACGCATGCCTCATTGAACTGCCCTATGCCACAGCCGATCTCAGTCTGCTCATCATCTATCCCAACCGCGTGGAAGGACTCGCTCAGCTAGAGAGTCAGCTGCAGAGCCTTGATCTGCAACAGTTGAGGCAAGAGTTGAGTGTACGCAAGTTGGCCTTAACCCTGCCCAAGTTCACTTTATTGGCACACACCGAACTGCAACTATTGCAACTTCGTTTTATTCACTTGCAGCTGGGCCTGGGCAAACTCTTCACAACGGAGGCACAGCTGCACAATGTGTTCAGCTCGCTGTTGGCCAGCTCCATGCCACACTTGACGGCCGTGCCACATACGGCGTTGCTTGAGTTGCAAGAGGCAGGCGGCGTTGTGGAACGCACTTTTGGTAAGTTGCATGAATCTGTAGCGCGTTGAACTCTCTTTGATCAGCTGCACATTTCAGTGGCAGCCTTCACCGATCTATTTCGCAGCACCCTCTCGTTGGTCATCAATCATCCCTTCTTCTACGCCCTCGGCAATGGAAAGACTCTGCTGCTGGCTG harbors:
- the LOC117785556 gene encoding serine protease inhibitor 42Dd isoform X2, which gives rise to MTTDNWRRLHVAALLLLALLAFSCPTSGNLAAVSVSNERFALRLATNLGLSQPSGNVAVSPLLLQSALALLYAGVAADAAVAQQLRVALELQHLGTAEQALRQFEQVIAQLKQSAAIGCKLRLLSEFYTAQRYTFNYRDEFVARAAALGIGVQRLDFGNVAGVAQTINYEFLTRSNFSVGELVTSSLLHATTGSDTPLLHASALTFRAPWAQGFDPRQTQRIKFFSDRQSHKLVDAMFVQHSFRYAELPSLDACLIELPYATADLSLLIIYPNRVEGLAQLESQLQSLDLQQLRQELSLGLGKLFTTEAQLHNVFSSLLASSMPHLTAVPHTALLELQEAGGVVERTFVAAFTDLFRSTLSLVINHPFFYALGNGKTLLLAGHVVDI
- the LOC117785556 gene encoding serine protease inhibitor 42Dd isoform X1, which produces MTTDNWRRLHVAALLLLALLAFSCPTSGNLAAVSVSNERFALRLATNLGLSQPSGNVAVSPLLLQSALALLYAGVAADAAVAQQLRVALELQHLGTAEQALRQFEQVIAQLKQSAAIGCKLRLLSEFYTAQRYTFNYRDEFVARAAALGIGVQRLDFGNVAGVAQTINYEFLTRSNFSVGELVTSSLLHATTGSDTPLLHASALTFRAPWAQGFDPRQTQRIKFFSDRQSHKLVDAMFVQHSFRYAELPSLDACLIELPYATADLSLLIIYPNRVEGLAQLESQLQSLDLQQLRQELSVRKLALTLPKFTLLAHTELQLLQLRFIHLQLGLGKLFTTEAQLHNVFSSLLASSMPHLTAVPHTALLELQEAGGVVERTFVAAFTDLFRSTLSLVINHPFFYALGNGKTLLLAGHVVDI